One genomic segment of Burkholderia multivorans ATCC BAA-247 includes these proteins:
- a CDS encoding flagellar motor protein produces MDLLTLAGVLLGGAAIVFGFTLEGGHLATLFQLEAFVIVLGGTLGAVMIQNTWARFVDAVKQLRLAFVRATAADRKHLSDLLEWGDRAKLEGLLAFESMDVTGIHPFARRGLELLANGMSTAVIEDALQRELDAYERSHLAAARVWQQAGGYAPTFGILGSVLGLVQVTGHILEPAQLGPGIAVAFVATLYGLAFANLVFLPLYGKLRAHVDSELRFRKLYLDGLLAISRKESPHTIETRLTGDVRTRAAESLA; encoded by the coding sequence ATGGATCTGTTGACCTTGGCCGGTGTGCTGCTCGGCGGCGCGGCCATCGTATTCGGCTTCACGCTCGAAGGCGGACATCTGGCGACGCTGTTTCAGCTCGAAGCGTTCGTGATCGTACTGGGCGGCACGCTCGGCGCGGTGATGATCCAGAACACGTGGGCGCGCTTCGTCGATGCGGTGAAGCAGCTGCGGCTCGCGTTCGTGCGCGCGACGGCCGCCGATCGCAAGCATCTGTCCGATCTGCTCGAATGGGGCGACCGCGCGAAGCTCGAGGGGCTGCTCGCCTTCGAATCGATGGACGTGACCGGCATTCATCCGTTCGCGCGGCGCGGGCTCGAACTGCTCGCGAACGGCATGTCGACGGCCGTGATCGAGGATGCGCTGCAACGCGAACTCGATGCGTACGAGCGCAGCCACCTCGCGGCCGCACGCGTCTGGCAGCAGGCGGGCGGCTATGCGCCGACGTTCGGGATTCTCGGCTCGGTGCTCGGGCTCGTCCAGGTCACGGGCCACATTCTCGAACCCGCGCAGCTCGGGCCCGGCATCGCGGTCGCATTCGTCGCGACGCTGTACGGCCTGGCGTTCGCGAATCTGGTGTTTCTGCCGCTGTACGGGAAACTGCGTGCGCACGTCGACAGCGAGCTGCGGTTTCGCAAGCTGTATCTCGACGGGCTGCTCGCGATCTCGCGCAAGGAGTCGCCGCATACGATCGAAACGCGGCTGACCGGCGACGTGCGGACGCGCGCCGCGGAGTCGCTCGCATGA
- a CDS encoding OmpA/MotB family protein, translating into MNARTDAERDDDDAEGTQSGRWLISYADLITTLMVLFLALYVLQLAKVNALDARERTRARLDDAVARTAEPQAPARVPAWVAQLEALKAGGRISLVQAPHGIEIGIDAGILFHVGDAHLLPDALPVLERIAQALGPHATGDILVEGHTDSVPIANAKYESNWELSSARAGAVVRYFAERGIAPHRLAAVGRADTQPLVAGDDASSRARNRRVTIFVAY; encoded by the coding sequence ATGAACGCACGAACCGACGCCGAGCGCGACGACGACGACGCCGAAGGCACGCAGTCAGGACGCTGGCTGATCTCGTACGCCGATCTGATCACGACGCTGATGGTGCTGTTTCTCGCGCTGTACGTGCTGCAGCTCGCGAAAGTCAACGCGCTCGACGCGCGCGAGCGGACGCGCGCGCGGCTTGACGATGCGGTCGCGCGCACGGCCGAGCCGCAGGCGCCTGCGCGTGTGCCGGCATGGGTCGCGCAGCTCGAGGCGCTGAAGGCTGGCGGCCGCATCTCGCTCGTGCAAGCGCCGCACGGGATCGAGATCGGCATCGACGCCGGGATACTGTTTCATGTCGGCGATGCGCACCTGCTGCCGGATGCGCTGCCCGTGCTCGAGCGGATCGCGCAGGCGCTCGGTCCGCACGCGACCGGCGACATCCTCGTCGAAGGGCACACCGACAGCGTGCCGATCGCGAACGCGAAGTACGAATCGAACTGGGAATTGTCGTCCGCGCGTGCGGGGGCGGTCGTCCGCTATTTCGCCGAGCGGGGCATCGCGCCGCATCGGCTCGCGGCCGTCGGCCGCGCCGATACGCAGCCGCTCGTCGCGGGCGACGACGCGTCGTCGCGCGCACGCAATCGCCGCGTGACGATCTTCGTCGCGTACTGA
- a CDS encoding methyl-accepting chemotaxis protein: protein MHFWRKLSIQNKLILSMTSCLLVFVAISSGLSIRLIGDAVRDRVVHQELPTAVNGIRADVQRQLAGPIAASRILARDAFLLQWEADGEPDAGTRNWIQLARNVKDEQKAASVQWVSVKSGNYYNEAGLQRKVTDQDQWLTRFLQSGAPFEVHMDHEVTVGGYMMFINSRIELDGTPIGAACMSLSVDALAKGIATYRIGETGFAYLVRPDGAIMMHRDTSLIDGKHFMKDTPGLPDGAASVLLAGKPYAYLSYAGDGGERFIATSFVPELNAYVVVEVPEAELLGPVTRAIHSAALVAAVVGLGVALVVIWFVGRAIAAPIRRAATLLSEIASGQGDLTRRMTVESADEIGQLSDAFNRFVSSLSTLVHRIRAASASIATGSAQIASGNADLSERTEGQSSNLERTASSMEEITAVVRNNTETATTAAKMINGASETAARGGQVVGEVVSTMQQISDASQRISEIIVMIDSISFQTNILALNAAVEAARAGEQGRGFAVVASEVRNLAQRSAQAAKEIKALIEHSAGTVDVGSKLVTEAGRVMSDVVAQVQGVSAMMSEIAEASLEQSAGIDQIGDAVQSLDQMTQQNAALVEESAAAAESLRQQAAELTTLVSAFKVEE from the coding sequence ATGCATTTCTGGCGCAAGCTGTCCATTCAGAACAAGCTGATTCTCAGCATGACGAGCTGCCTGCTCGTCTTCGTCGCGATCTCGAGCGGGCTCAGCATCCGTCTGATCGGCGATGCCGTGCGCGATCGCGTCGTCCATCAGGAGCTGCCGACGGCCGTCAACGGCATTCGCGCGGACGTGCAGCGGCAGCTGGCCGGGCCGATCGCGGCGTCGCGCATCCTCGCGCGCGATGCGTTCCTGCTGCAGTGGGAAGCCGACGGCGAGCCCGACGCGGGCACGCGCAACTGGATTCAGCTCGCGCGCAACGTGAAGGACGAGCAGAAGGCCGCATCGGTGCAATGGGTGTCGGTGAAGAGCGGCAACTACTACAACGAAGCCGGCCTGCAGCGCAAGGTGACCGACCAGGATCAGTGGCTCACGCGCTTCCTGCAGTCCGGCGCGCCGTTCGAAGTGCACATGGACCACGAGGTGACGGTCGGCGGCTACATGATGTTCATCAACAGCCGCATCGAACTCGACGGCACGCCGATCGGCGCCGCGTGCATGAGCCTGTCCGTCGACGCGCTCGCGAAAGGGATCGCCACGTACCGGATCGGCGAAACGGGTTTCGCGTATCTGGTGCGGCCGGACGGCGCGATCATGATGCATCGCGATACGTCGCTGATCGACGGCAAGCATTTCATGAAGGACACGCCGGGCCTGCCCGACGGCGCAGCGTCGGTACTGCTCGCCGGCAAGCCGTATGCTTACCTGAGCTACGCCGGCGACGGCGGCGAGCGATTCATCGCGACGTCGTTCGTGCCCGAGCTGAACGCGTACGTGGTCGTCGAAGTGCCGGAGGCGGAACTGCTCGGGCCCGTCACGCGCGCGATCCACAGTGCGGCGCTCGTCGCGGCCGTCGTCGGGCTCGGCGTCGCGCTCGTCGTGATCTGGTTCGTCGGCCGCGCGATCGCGGCCCCGATTCGTCGTGCGGCGACGCTGCTGTCGGAAATCGCGAGCGGCCAGGGCGACCTCACGCGCCGGATGACGGTCGAGAGCGCCGACGAGATCGGACAGCTGTCGGATGCGTTCAACCGCTTCGTGTCGTCGCTGTCGACGCTCGTGCACAGAATTCGCGCGGCATCGGCGTCGATCGCGACGGGCTCCGCGCAGATCGCGTCCGGCAACGCCGATCTCAGCGAACGGACCGAAGGACAGTCGAGCAATCTCGAACGTACGGCGTCGTCGATGGAGGAGATCACGGCCGTCGTGCGCAACAACACGGAGACGGCGACGACCGCCGCGAAGATGATCAACGGCGCATCGGAGACGGCCGCGCGCGGCGGGCAGGTCGTCGGCGAAGTGGTCAGCACGATGCAGCAGATCAGCGATGCGTCGCAGCGGATCTCCGAGATCATCGTCATGATCGACAGCATCTCGTTCCAGACCAACATTCTCGCGCTCAACGCGGCCGTCGAGGCGGCGCGCGCAGGCGAGCAGGGGCGCGGCTTCGCGGTCGTCGCGTCGGAGGTGCGCAACCTTGCACAGCGCAGCGCGCAGGCCGCGAAGGAAATCAAGGCGCTGATCGAGCACAGCGCGGGCACGGTCGACGTCGGATCGAAGCTCGTGACCGAAGCGGGCCGCGTGATGAGCGATGTCGTCGCGCAAGTGCAGGGCGTGAGCGCGATGATGAGCGAGATCGCGGAGGCGAGCCTCGAGCAGAGCGCGGGCATCGATCAGATCGGCGACGCGGTGCAGTCGCTCGATCAGATGACGCAGCAGAACGCGGCGCTGGTCGAGGAAAGTGCGGCGGCGGCCGAAAGCCTGCGGCAGCAGGCGGCGGAGCTGACGACGCTGGTTTCGGCGTTCAAGGTGGAGGAATGA